A window from Ostrinia nubilalis chromosome 13, ilOstNubi1.1, whole genome shotgun sequence encodes these proteins:
- the LOC135077430 gene encoding adenosine 3'-phospho 5'-phosphosulfate transporter 2 codes for MISSKDTVIKIEDSSNGRESQKTAAINILCLDITPYSQLTQFLLCSAFVFICYLAYGYYLELIFSGAEVKPVSLYITLVQFLITMFLSYVESLIRNPIKRKVPIRTYAILAALTLGTMSFSNLALSYLNYPTQLIFKSCKLIPVMIGSIIILGKRYGFLDYVAAVIMCIGLTMFTLADSDTSPNFDVVGVFVISLALLCDAIIGNVQEKAMKQFQASNNEVVFYSYAIACIYLVVITGASGILSDGFVYCAENPVKMYTNILLLSVTGYLGLQAVLTLVRICGATVAVTVTTMRKALSIVISFLLFSKPFVFQYVWSGMLVALAIYLNHYSKKNPQYVPIPLLHCRHYMQNFYQSEYRYLKIKSKIYSDTV; via the exons ATGATTTCTTCAAAGGATACTGTGATTAAGATTGAAGACTCCAGCAATGGAAGAGAAAGCCAAAAAACCGCTGCCATCAATATTCTATGCCTGGACATAACTCCTTACAGTCAACTGACTCAGTTTTTACTATGTTCGGCATTTGTGTTTATATGTTACCTTGCTTACGGATATTATTTAGAGTTAATATTCTCAGGGGCAGAGGTCAAACCCGTGAGTTTGTACATAACACTAGTTCAATTTTTAATCACAATGTTCCTAAGCTACGTGGAGTCATTAATCAGGAATCCTATTAAACGAAA AGTCCCGATCAGGACCTATGCCATCCTTGCAGCTCTAACACTTGGCACCATGTCCTTCTCCAACCTAGCTTTAAGCTATCTAAACTACCCTACACAACTGATTTTCAAGAGCTGCAAACTCATTCCCGTGATGATCGGCAGCATCATAATATTGGGTAAACGGTACGGATTCCTGGACTATGTCGCTGCTGTAATTATGTGCATTGGACTCACAATGTTCACATTAG CTGATTCCGACACATCACCAAACTTTGATGTTGTTGGTGTGTTTGTTATATCATTAGCACTGTTGTGCGATGCAATTATTGGCAACGTCCAAGAGAAGGCAATGAAGCAGTTCCAAGCGTCGAACAATGAAGTGGTCTTCTACTCGTATGCTATAGCATGCATTTACCTTGTGGTCATCACTGGTGCTTCTGGCATACTGAGTGATGGATTTGTCTACTGCGCTGAG AACCCAGTGAAAATGTACACAAACATTCTCCTGCTCAGCGTGACTGGGTACCTGGGGCTTCAAGCTGTGTTGACGCTGGTGCGGATCTGTGGCGCCACCGTCGCGGTGACCGTCACCACTATGAGGAAGGCGCTGTCGATAGTCATTTCTTTCTTGCTGTTCAGCAAGCCTTTTGTCTTCCA ATATGTGTGGTCAGGAATGCTGGTGGCTCTAGCAATATACCTAAACCACTACAGCAAGAAAAATCCTCAATATGTGCCAATACCACTGCTCCACTGCAGGCATTATATGCAGAACTTCTATCAATCGGAATACAGGTATTTGAagattaaaagtaaaatatactCAGATACTGTATAA